In the Ensifer adhaerens genome, one interval contains:
- a CDS encoding ABC transporter permease, producing MATIGAEDDVRVARGVPDLPLARLKSFFVSAALVLIAPAGLLALWGVASTEGWVSAQVLPQPNWVLQTFLDLVASGEILSAAIVSFRRIAEGFLIGASLGFLFGLLIGRSKTADAYLGPTFRALAAVPSLGWLPILILVLGIEESLKIVILAKACFVPMAISTAEGARNVPKGLTEVADVLRLRASTRFFKLTIPAIAPFIASGVRLSLSQAFVSLVVVEMLAGTDGLGYMMVWGRTLFQLDIVIVGMIVVGVVGFALDFLLKRAEILIRQGSGANG from the coding sequence ATGGCAACGATCGGTGCTGAAGATGATGTCCGCGTCGCTCGCGGCGTACCGGACTTGCCGCTCGCTCGGCTCAAGTCGTTCTTCGTCAGCGCCGCTCTCGTTCTGATAGCGCCCGCGGGGCTGCTCGCACTTTGGGGGGTAGCCTCCACGGAGGGTTGGGTGTCCGCGCAAGTGTTGCCGCAGCCGAACTGGGTCCTTCAGACCTTCCTCGATCTCGTCGCCAGCGGTGAGATCTTGTCAGCGGCGATCGTCAGCTTCCGGCGCATAGCCGAAGGATTCCTGATAGGGGCGTCCCTTGGTTTCCTTTTCGGGCTGCTCATTGGGAGGTCGAAGACGGCAGACGCCTATCTCGGACCAACCTTCAGGGCTCTGGCCGCTGTTCCTTCGTTAGGGTGGCTGCCGATACTAATCCTCGTTCTCGGCATCGAAGAGAGCCTGAAGATCGTCATTCTCGCCAAGGCGTGCTTCGTGCCGATGGCAATCAGTACCGCCGAAGGCGCGAGAAACGTGCCCAAGGGCCTGACCGAAGTTGCCGACGTGCTGCGTCTTCGTGCAAGTACCCGCTTCTTCAAGCTAACCATCCCAGCGATCGCGCCCTTCATTGCCAGCGGTGTCCGACTATCGCTCAGCCAGGCTTTTGTCTCACTGGTCGTGGTGGAGATGCTCGCGGGAACCGACGGCCTCGGCTACATGATGGTCTGGGGGAGAACTTTGTTTCAGCTCGACATCGTCATCGTCGGCATGATTGTCGTCGGCGTCGTTGGCTTCGCATTGGACTTTCTTCTAAAGCGAGCCGAAATCCTCATTCGTCAAGGGAGTGGCGCCAATGGCTGA
- a CDS encoding ABC transporter permease codes for MADRYLRIAKFPRGAVLPLVVALIWSIASSTGILSGPMAVSPLEVVATPFVDHSGRELWMALIASIARVLSGGILGGVIGLVLGYVAGMYRTAALALAPTVHTIRQVALFAWIPLLTAWFGNGESTKLVFTALSTFFPLFLATEHGVRQAPVPLVEAAYTLRLKPWTRARKLYLPAALPSIYVGLQIAVLSAWIGTVGAEYAIGNGLGLGSYIASARDQFRMDIVLVGVFALAAGGVALSAAVRFATGKVSPWSQEAR; via the coding sequence ATGGCTGATCGTTATCTACGAATAGCCAAATTTCCTCGAGGCGCAGTTCTGCCTTTGGTCGTTGCGCTCATCTGGTCGATCGCTTCATCGACCGGGATTCTGTCCGGCCCCATGGCGGTAAGCCCCCTCGAAGTCGTTGCCACCCCTTTCGTCGATCACTCTGGTCGGGAACTCTGGATGGCTCTGATCGCGAGCATCGCCCGTGTGCTGTCGGGAGGAATCCTTGGCGGCGTTATTGGTTTGGTGCTGGGGTACGTTGCGGGGATGTACAGGACCGCCGCCCTCGCACTGGCGCCAACCGTTCATACGATCCGACAGGTCGCCTTATTTGCGTGGATCCCTTTGCTTACGGCTTGGTTTGGAAACGGCGAGAGCACAAAGCTTGTCTTCACCGCTTTGTCGACGTTCTTTCCCCTGTTCCTGGCAACGGAACACGGAGTCAGGCAGGCTCCCGTGCCCTTGGTCGAAGCGGCGTACACGCTCAGGCTCAAACCATGGACCCGGGCGCGCAAGCTTTACCTGCCCGCCGCGCTGCCCAGCATCTATGTTGGGCTGCAGATCGCTGTCCTATCTGCGTGGATAGGAACCGTCGGTGCTGAATATGCTATCGGGAATGGCCTCGGGCTGGGCAGCTACATCGCAAGCGCTCGCGATCAGTTCAGGATGGACATCGTCCTCGTTGGCGTCTTTGCGCTCGCTGCAGGCGGCGTCGCACTATCTGCTGCAGTCCGGTTCGCAACCGGCAAAGTATCACCATGGAGCCAAGAAGCCCGATGA
- a CDS encoding ABC transporter ATP-binding protein, translating to MNALALEHVSKSYFFEGAERQVLKDINLQVEHNEIIAIVGASGCGKSTLLRLVVGLDAEYRGTIAWGDQSTTSFSKVGMVFQDHRLYPWLTVQGNVDLAFDNSGLSAAERRDRTNHYLRLVGLADYAKAYPRQLSGGMAQRAAIARALAQEPEVLLMDEPFGALDSILRMRLQDELLSIWEKNKVSIVIVTHDVEEAFYLGDRVLVMEANPGRIRDVVEVGLPRPRDRSDPSLAALKRRCLATLV from the coding sequence ATGAACGCCCTTGCGCTTGAGCATGTCAGCAAAAGCTACTTCTTTGAGGGCGCCGAGCGTCAGGTCCTCAAGGACATCAATCTGCAGGTCGAACACAACGAGATCATCGCGATCGTTGGCGCATCCGGGTGCGGCAAGTCCACACTCCTCCGGCTGGTCGTCGGCCTCGATGCTGAGTACCGAGGCACCATCGCCTGGGGCGACCAGAGCACGACTTCCTTCTCCAAAGTTGGGATGGTGTTTCAAGACCACCGTCTATACCCATGGCTGACGGTCCAGGGAAACGTTGACCTGGCCTTTGACAACTCCGGCCTCTCGGCTGCAGAGCGCCGAGATCGAACGAACCACTATCTTCGCCTCGTCGGCTTGGCTGACTACGCAAAGGCATACCCCCGGCAGCTGTCCGGCGGTATGGCCCAGCGGGCGGCGATAGCCCGTGCGTTGGCACAGGAGCCGGAAGTCCTGCTCATGGACGAGCCGTTCGGCGCGCTGGATTCCATCCTGAGGATGCGGCTTCAGGACGAACTGCTGTCGATCTGGGAAAAGAACAAGGTGTCGATCGTCATCGTGACGCACGATGTCGAAGAAGCCTTTTACCTAGGGGATCGCGTTCTCGTCATGGAGGCCAACCCTGGTCGCATCCGCGACGTCGTAGAGGTCGGCCTGCCTCGGCCTCGAGACCGCAGTGATCCGAGCCTCGCCGCCCTAAAACGCAGATGTTTGGCTACATTGGTTTGA
- a CDS encoding PH domain-containing protein — MKHIDFFREHHKMPNEEVIGFVDGWIGATFGKGPAHHGILVLTDHRVSFVRSGFVGSFFQAINLDRINSVEFQTKMTRSVAIFHTSHDHLEFKSFDTEDLRSLVKGADHIRMAGSSHGGVRRSGQTLAELEQLLELREAGELSPNEYVAAKSHLLKHGTLLAKVPVTNSRPMPRKDSFPSWWRVAAGVVGLMIVGGYLTGKDTNSQDVRRNVVHPASVKVAAAETILPAPVITVEHTEAVCKASIAAIMGRPPSIISTRPLETGVVGVSYTRSNDGSVWRYRCKLSADRVIWASDTGRWRDNPADEIVRFSLSGNSLTISQIFSDGSSSQEGYSLSDL, encoded by the coding sequence ATGAAGCACATCGATTTTTTCCGAGAACACCACAAAATGCCGAACGAGGAAGTGATCGGGTTTGTCGATGGCTGGATCGGGGCGACTTTTGGTAAGGGGCCCGCGCATCACGGCATCCTCGTACTCACAGACCATCGAGTTTCGTTTGTACGAAGCGGCTTTGTCGGGTCCTTCTTTCAGGCAATAAACCTCGACCGCATCAACTCGGTTGAGTTCCAAACGAAAATGACCCGCTCGGTGGCGATTTTTCACACGAGCCATGACCATCTAGAATTTAAGTCGTTCGATACCGAAGACCTGCGATCCCTCGTTAAGGGCGCTGACCACATTCGTATGGCTGGATCTTCACACGGAGGAGTAAGGCGAAGCGGACAGACGCTCGCAGAACTCGAGCAATTGTTAGAGTTGCGGGAGGCTGGTGAACTCTCCCCTAACGAATACGTCGCTGCAAAATCGCACCTGCTCAAGCATGGTACTCTCCTCGCAAAAGTGCCTGTGACGAACAGCAGGCCTATGCCCAGGAAGGATTCATTCCCTTCTTGGTGGCGGGTGGCCGCGGGAGTTGTCGGTCTGATGATCGTCGGCGGATATCTCACTGGAAAGGACACAAATTCGCAGGACGTTCGCAGGAATGTTGTGCATCCCGCCAGTGTGAAGGTTGCTGCCGCCGAAACTATCCTGCCTGCGCCTGTCATCACGGTTGAACATACCGAGGCGGTATGCAAAGCATCCATCGCCGCCATCATGGGTAGGCCGCCGTCGATTATCTCGACGCGACCGCTCGAGACTGGCGTCGTCGGGGTGAGTTACACCCGCTCGAACGACGGCTCGGTTTGGCGGTATCGCTGCAAGCTCAGTGCAGATCGCGTGATCTGGGCCAGTGATACGGGCAGGTGGCGGGACAATCCAGCCGACGAGATTGTCCGCTTCAGTCTGAGCGGGAACTCCTTGACGATCTCGCAGATTTTCAGCGACGGGTCGAGCTCACAGGAAGGCTACTCCCTGTCGGACCTCTGA
- a CDS encoding thermonuclease family protein, whose translation MDIGGIRYRLHGIDAPEAGQACSATGGGTWPCGRDAIRQIEDLVQGRDVTCEPKGRDTYGRVIAVCFADGSEINSAMVRAGLAWAFRKYSEDYAQIEQEARQAQVGVWQAETETPWDYRASKWASAVSQSPNQACPIKGNVNRQGERIYHAPWSRDYAKTKINTASGERWFCSEDEAVSAGWRPPMWGR comes from the coding sequence TTGGACATCGGTGGCATTCGCTACAGGCTTCATGGAATTGATGCACCGGAAGCAGGCCAAGCCTGCAGCGCCACGGGCGGCGGTACTTGGCCATGTGGCAGAGACGCGATCCGCCAGATCGAAGATCTCGTCCAGGGCCGTGATGTCACATGTGAACCCAAAGGCCGCGATACCTACGGGCGTGTGATAGCCGTCTGCTTCGCCGACGGGAGCGAAATCAATTCCGCCATGGTTCGCGCTGGATTGGCCTGGGCATTCCGGAAGTACTCCGAAGACTACGCTCAGATAGAGCAAGAGGCCCGGCAGGCCCAAGTGGGCGTCTGGCAGGCCGAAACCGAGACACCTTGGGACTATCGCGCTTCGAAGTGGGCTTCTGCAGTATCTCAGTCGCCGAACCAGGCGTGCCCAATCAAAGGCAACGTCAATCGTCAGGGCGAGCGCATCTATCACGCGCCATGGTCCCGGGACTACGCCAAAACCAAGATCAATACCGCCAGCGGCGAACGCTGGTTCTGCTCGGAGGACGAGGCCGTTTCAGCCGGTTGGCGGCCTCCAATGTGGGGGCGGTAG